A single window of Plasmodium reichenowi strain SY57 chromosome 14, whole genome shotgun sequence DNA harbors:
- a CDS encoding NADP-specific glutamate dehydrogenase, putative: MIFYSCVVCFIVFVFHVKAYSKNKVLKYAKPGFITNEIDIGAYAKRRGKSRLGSLHNYGYTSTKSLDNQIEELRENVVSKNKNEPEFLQAFEEVLSCLKPVFKKDNVYIGVLENIAEPERVIQFRVPWINDKGEHKMNRGFRVQYNSVLGPYKGGLRFHPTVNLSVIKFLGFEQIFKNSLTTLPMGGGKGGSDFDPKGKSENEILKFCQSFMTNLFRYIGPNTDVPAGDIGVGGREIGYLFGQYKKLKNSFEGVLTGKNIKWGGSNIRAEATGYGVVYFAENVLKDLNDNLANKKCLVSGSGNVAQYLVEKLIEKGAIVLTMSDSNGYILEPNGFTKEQLNYIMDIKNNQRLRLKEYLKYSKTAKYFENQKPWNIPCDIAFPCATQNEINENDADLFIQNKCKMVVEGANMPTHIKALHKLKQNNIILCPSKAANAGGVAVSGLEMSQNSMRLQWTHQETDMKLQNIMKSIYEQCHNTSKIYLNESDLVAGANIAGFLKVADSFLEQGGL, encoded by the exons aTGATTTTCTATTCATGTGTTGTTTGTTTTattgtttttgtttttcatGTGAAGGCATATTCCAAAAATAAAGTTCTTAAATATGCTAAACCAG GTTTTATTACAAATGAAATTGATATAGGGGCATATGCAAAGAGAAGAG gAAAAAGTAGACTAGGTAGTCTACACAACTACGGCTATACTTCTACCAAATCTCTAGATAACCAAATTGAAGAATTACGAGAAAACGTTGTatctaaaaataaaaacgaACCAGAATTTCTTCAAGCGTTTGAAGAAGTATTATCATGTTTAAAGCCAGTGTTTAAAAAAGACAATGTATATATAGGAGTACTAGAAAATATCGCGGAACCAGAAAGGGTAATTCAATTTCGTGTACCTTGGATAAATGATAAAGGAGAGCATAAAATGAATAGAGGTTTTAGAGTACAATATAATTCTGTATTAGGTCCATATAAAGGTGGTTTAAGATTTCATCCAACAGTTAATTTAAGtgttattaaatttttagGTTTCGAACAAATTTTTAAGAATAGTTTAACTACACTTCCAATGGGTGGAGGAAAAGGAGGATCTGATTTTGATCCCAAGGGAAAATCAGAAAAtgaaattttaaaattttgtCAATCATTTATGACAAATTTGTTCAGATATATTGGGCCTAATACTGATGTACCAGCTGGTGATATTGGTGTAGGAGGTAGAGAAATTGGGTACCTATTTGgacaatataaaaaattaaaaaattcatttGAAGGTGTATTAACAGgtaagaatataaaatggGGAGGAAGCAATATTCGAGCTGAAGCTACAGGATATGGTGTTGTTTATTTTGCTgaaaatgttttaaaagatttaaatgataatttagcaaataaaaaatgtcTAGTTAGTGGAAGTGGTAATGTTGCTCAATATTTAGTTGAAAAACTCATTGAAAAAGGTGCAATAGTTTTAACAATGAGTGATAGTAATGGTTATATTCTGGAACCTAATGGATTTACGAAAGAAcaattaaattatattatggatataaaaaataatcaaagATTAAgattaaaagaatatttaaaatattctaAAACTGctaaatattttgaaaatcAAAAACCATGGAATATTCCATGTGATATTGCTTTTCCATGTGCAAcacaaaatgaaattaatgaaaatgatgCTGACTTGTtcatacaaaataaatgCAAAATGGTTGTAGAAGGTGCAAACATGCCAACACATATAAAAGCTTTACAcaaattaaaacaaaataatatcattttatGTCCATCCAAAGCTGCTAATGCTGGAGGGGTAGCTGTAAGTGGGCTAGAAATGAGTCAAAACTCTATGAGGTTGCAATGGACACACCAAGAAACTGATATGAAgttacaaaatattatgaaaagCATTTATGAACAATGTCATAATACATCCAAAATTTACCTGAACGAGTCAGATTTAGTTGCAGGTGCTAATATAGCTGGGTTTTTAAAAGTAGCTGACTCGTTCCTAGAGCAAGGAGGTTTATAA